Proteins found in one Microbacterium sp. SSM24 genomic segment:
- a CDS encoding phytoene desaturase family protein → MQPSATTYDALIVGGGHNGLVASFYLARAGLKVLVVEQRELVGGLVAPIEFFPGFRGAMTNTPSALEPIVAADMRLEEFGLAYERPDPTMVFPLADGDALLAWRDRGKVRDEIARIAPNDVDAYFEVLAFFDDFAQAIGVSVREAPPTLAEVASRLNTPELEHAFNQIFFGSIESLLTQRIQSPHLLALLSSLAMSAGNVAPSTPGSPLGLLRRPLSAVGAGQTAHDPRRAPLRGSTGLPHGGMGSIVEAMERSIRALGVEILTGAKVDRIVTAGDAVTGILTSEGVEIHAPLVLSNLHPRTTLLELVEEAAVPHSVRNELGAASTAGGAYKLILAMDGVPTHRSATSKDDAIQRASCQYRYSPSVEYLENAYQDFAAGRVSARPKMLGLIPSLSDDSLTPEGRHLMTVSVWFAPYDLAEGSWDQSMKDKFDEICLDAIEEFMPDIRSVVTDRVSYSPVDLENEYGLVGGNQQHGDMTPLGFFARPTPSLRKYRTPIRGLYLCGSGAWPGGTVTGLPGHNSAHAVLSDIAGPRADDAETVPS, encoded by the coding sequence ATGCAACCGAGTGCGACAACGTACGACGCCCTCATCGTCGGTGGCGGTCACAACGGGCTGGTCGCGTCCTTCTACCTCGCCCGCGCGGGGCTGAAAGTCCTGGTCGTCGAGCAGCGGGAGCTGGTCGGCGGGCTGGTCGCGCCGATCGAGTTCTTCCCGGGCTTCCGGGGAGCCATGACCAACACGCCGAGTGCGCTCGAGCCCATCGTCGCGGCCGACATGCGTCTCGAGGAGTTCGGCCTGGCGTATGAGCGACCCGACCCGACCATGGTCTTCCCGCTCGCCGATGGCGATGCGCTGCTGGCGTGGCGCGATCGAGGGAAGGTGCGCGACGAGATCGCCCGAATCGCGCCGAACGACGTCGACGCCTACTTCGAGGTCCTGGCGTTCTTCGACGACTTCGCCCAGGCGATCGGCGTCTCGGTGCGCGAAGCTCCGCCGACCCTGGCCGAGGTCGCCTCGCGACTCAACACTCCCGAACTAGAGCACGCGTTCAATCAGATCTTCTTCGGCTCGATCGAGAGCCTGCTGACACAGAGGATCCAGAGTCCGCACCTTCTCGCGCTGCTCTCGAGTCTCGCGATGTCGGCGGGCAACGTCGCGCCGTCCACCCCCGGCTCTCCGCTGGGACTTCTCCGGCGCCCGCTTTCGGCGGTCGGAGCGGGGCAGACCGCGCACGACCCTCGACGGGCGCCGCTGCGCGGTTCCACGGGTCTTCCTCACGGCGGCATGGGCTCGATCGTGGAGGCGATGGAGCGGTCGATCAGAGCGCTGGGCGTGGAGATCCTCACCGGCGCGAAGGTGGATCGCATCGTGACAGCTGGTGACGCCGTGACCGGAATTCTGACGAGCGAGGGCGTCGAGATCCACGCGCCCCTCGTGTTGTCGAACCTTCACCCGCGGACGACCCTGCTCGAACTCGTGGAGGAGGCCGCGGTTCCGCATTCGGTGAGGAACGAACTTGGCGCGGCGAGTACCGCGGGGGGTGCGTACAAGCTGATCCTCGCAATGGACGGAGTCCCGACCCATCGCTCGGCGACCAGCAAGGACGACGCCATTCAGCGCGCCTCCTGCCAGTACCGCTATTCGCCGTCGGTGGAGTATCTCGAGAACGCCTATCAGGACTTCGCCGCGGGCCGGGTCTCAGCCCGCCCCAAGATGCTGGGACTCATCCCGTCCCTCTCCGACGACTCGCTCACTCCCGAGGGGCGCCACCTCATGACTGTCAGCGTCTGGTTCGCACCGTACGATCTCGCAGAGGGCTCGTGGGACCAGTCCATGAAGGACAAGTTCGACGAGATCTGCCTCGATGCGATCGAGGAGTTCATGCCGGACATCCGCAGCGTCGTCACGGACCGCGTCAGCTACAGCCCGGTCGATCTCGAGAATGAGTACGGGCTGGTGGGCGGCAACCAGCAGCACGGGGACATGACGCCGCTCGGGTTCTTCGCTCGTCCGACGCCATCGCTGCGGAAATATCGCACGCCGATCCGCGGACTGTATCTGTGCGGGTCGGGGGCGTGGCCCGGGGGCACCGTCACCGGGCTCCCCGGTCACAACAGCGCTCACGCGGTGCTGAGCGATATCGCCGGGCCGCGCGCCGATGACGCCGAGACGGTGCCCTCATGA
- a CDS encoding pyridoxal phosphate-dependent aminotransferase — protein sequence MISTATDVINLGVGAPDIDTPAIAAQAAMDAIVAGHTKYAGSRGILPLRERIAERFAVDKGFTVSPDDVLVSAGAKLTLFCILSALAEPGGNVVFATPHYGGYPHIIRRAGLEGRPVQTFAADQYTLNPARIEAALDKNTVAVIINTPANPTGAMYDADLLQAIVDTITTRSRAVIVSDEIYSAFAYDGDAPSLGAIAPPDRVIVTDGVSKAYGMSGWRIGYAAGPRSVIEAAGAVNSQLTNCASSISQHAATAALTLSPVDTADVPRHRRLRDEAYAQASALPGVRAVRPRGGIYQSIQLSQAQIGTLRSAGFTVAGELLRRGGVKLPQDSTFGTPGLLRVTFSVPIPTLHEGMSRLARVLDEIS from the coding sequence ATGATCTCGACAGCGACGGACGTCATCAACCTGGGGGTGGGTGCGCCCGACATCGACACCCCGGCCATTGCGGCCCAGGCGGCGATGGACGCGATCGTGGCAGGGCACACGAAGTATGCCGGATCGCGAGGCATCCTGCCCTTGCGTGAGCGGATCGCCGAGCGGTTCGCCGTCGATAAGGGCTTCACGGTGTCGCCGGACGACGTGCTCGTCTCCGCGGGAGCGAAGCTGACGCTGTTCTGCATCCTGTCTGCGCTCGCAGAGCCCGGCGGGAACGTCGTCTTCGCCACGCCTCACTATGGCGGGTATCCGCACATCATCCGCCGTGCGGGGCTCGAGGGCCGACCGGTGCAGACCTTCGCAGCGGATCAGTACACGCTGAACCCGGCCCGCATCGAGGCGGCTCTCGATAAGAATACGGTCGCCGTCATCATCAACACGCCGGCCAACCCGACCGGCGCGATGTATGACGCGGACCTGCTGCAGGCGATCGTCGACACGATCACGACGAGGAGCCGTGCGGTGATCGTCAGCGATGAGATCTACTCGGCGTTCGCCTACGACGGGGACGCGCCGTCCCTCGGGGCGATCGCGCCGCCGGATCGGGTCATCGTCACCGACGGCGTTTCGAAGGCCTACGGGATGTCGGGTTGGCGGATCGGCTACGCCGCCGGTCCTCGCTCCGTGATCGAGGCGGCCGGCGCCGTCAACAGTCAGCTGACGAACTGCGCGAGCTCGATCAGCCAGCACGCCGCGACCGCCGCGCTCACACTCTCGCCTGTCGACACAGCCGACGTGCCCCGGCACCGGCGCCTTCGTGATGAGGCGTATGCCCAAGCGTCCGCGTTGCCGGGCGTGCGGGCGGTCCGGCCACGGGGTGGTATCTACCAGAGCATCCAGCTCAGCCAGGCGCAGATCGGGACCCTCCGCTCCGCCGGGTTCACGGTAGCCGGCGAGCTACTTCGTCGCGGGGGAGTCAAGCTCCCGCAGGACTCCACCTTCGGGACACCCGGCCTCCTGCGCGTCACGTTCTCGGTCCCGATCCCCACCTTGCACGAGGGGATGTCGCGCCTGGCGCGCGTCCTCGACGAAATCTCCTGA
- a CDS encoding M24 family metallopeptidase encodes MYFSEDEYAGRLSQVRASMSALDLDALLVTGPENITYLTGYTTPGYHIFQCVIVPIDGPLTFVVRNTERTNIPDLPWIGESVPIGVANLSDPAPILLSTIRITLGGARRIGFDSAALFLPPKVYLALATELADRLVEAPGVVERARRLKSPQEIELIERATRLAEAGIVAGLGAFGHTTTDSEVASAALARVAELGGEYTGSPAYIVPGVSSLVSHTTHARRTVRDDEPLRLEVCASIGRYHGVLTRTVTRREPTEELQRYFELSAAAGEAMRLAARPGTTIGEVDRAGRSLVEAEVPPEYWPNRGGYSMGIAYPPGLGEGDVLDIRAGDERPIEVGMVFHILPTLRVPGLAAVGCTDTFAVEADETRFLSTLPRRVLTSADAPALDTTVPSV; translated from the coding sequence ATGTACTTCTCCGAAGACGAATACGCCGGCCGCCTGAGTCAGGTGCGGGCGTCGATGTCCGCATTGGATCTCGACGCGCTGCTCGTGACGGGTCCCGAGAACATCACGTACCTGACCGGGTACACGACGCCCGGGTACCACATCTTCCAATGCGTCATCGTCCCCATCGATGGACCGCTGACCTTCGTGGTGCGCAACACGGAACGCACCAACATCCCGGACCTTCCGTGGATCGGCGAGAGCGTGCCGATCGGCGTCGCGAACCTCTCGGATCCTGCCCCGATCCTGCTTTCGACGATTCGCATCACCCTGGGAGGTGCCCGGCGCATCGGTTTCGACTCGGCTGCGCTCTTCCTTCCGCCGAAGGTGTACCTGGCGCTCGCCACGGAGCTCGCCGACCGCCTCGTCGAGGCGCCCGGTGTGGTCGAACGGGCGCGCAGGCTGAAGTCTCCACAGGAGATCGAATTGATCGAACGAGCGACGCGTCTCGCAGAGGCCGGGATCGTTGCGGGCCTCGGCGCGTTCGGGCATACGACTACGGACAGCGAGGTCGCATCTGCGGCACTCGCCCGCGTCGCCGAGCTCGGCGGCGAGTACACCGGCTCGCCCGCCTACATCGTCCCCGGGGTGTCCTCGCTCGTCTCGCACACGACGCACGCACGCCGGACCGTCCGCGATGATGAGCCGCTTCGGCTCGAGGTCTGCGCATCGATCGGCCGCTATCACGGCGTGCTGACGCGGACGGTGACCAGGCGGGAGCCGACCGAGGAGCTGCAGCGCTACTTCGAGCTGTCTGCAGCGGCAGGAGAGGCGATGCGGCTGGCTGCACGTCCCGGCACGACGATCGGGGAGGTCGATCGAGCGGGCCGGTCGCTCGTCGAGGCCGAAGTGCCGCCTGAGTACTGGCCGAACCGCGGCGGGTACAGCATGGGGATCGCCTACCCGCCCGGGCTCGGCGAGGGGGACGTCCTCGATATCAGGGCTGGCGACGAGCGGCCGATCGAGGTGGGGATGGTGTTCCACATCCTCCCGACGCTGCGTGTGCCCGGCCTGGCGGCCGTCGGTTGCACCGATACCTTCGCTGTCGAAGCGGACGAGACCCGCTTCCTGTCGACCCTGCCCCGTCGAGTGCTCACTTCCGCTGACGCACCTGCACTCGATACAACAGTCCCAAGCGTTTAG
- a CDS encoding GntR family transcriptional regulator — protein sequence MSVDGLIDIQPIGRVESLASRAATTLREAIVSGAIPTGTDISVPRLARLCGVSVTPVREAVIHLQEAGLVTVHDRGVRVTAPTREALIAAFEVREAIEGMTARLAAQRSTGHFADEVRALAQRTVDAAQGDDVAAFRALDSQFHESVIRLSGSPQLARYARNALDLSQTLRNIRPAPRVFQADSAHRHIEVADAIARGDGDEAENYMRVHVREVLTHMLATMDEVDAE from the coding sequence ATGTCTGTAGACGGCTTGATCGACATCCAGCCCATTGGGCGGGTGGAGAGCCTTGCTTCGCGCGCCGCCACGACGCTCCGCGAGGCGATCGTCAGCGGGGCGATTCCGACGGGTACGGACATCTCCGTCCCGCGACTGGCGCGACTGTGCGGTGTGAGCGTCACACCCGTGCGAGAAGCCGTGATCCACCTTCAGGAGGCGGGTCTCGTCACCGTCCACGACCGCGGTGTGCGCGTCACCGCTCCGACACGGGAGGCGCTCATCGCCGCGTTCGAGGTGCGTGAAGCGATCGAGGGAATGACGGCCCGTCTGGCAGCGCAACGCTCGACAGGGCACTTCGCCGACGAGGTGCGAGCACTCGCTCAGCGCACGGTGGACGCTGCCCAGGGTGACGACGTCGCAGCGTTCCGTGCGCTCGACTCGCAGTTCCACGAGTCCGTCATCCGGCTGTCCGGATCGCCTCAGCTCGCGAGGTACGCACGCAACGCGCTCGATCTCTCGCAGACGCTGCGCAACATCCGTCCCGCGCCGCGGGTCTTTCAGGCCGATTCGGCGCATCGTCACATCGAGGTGGCCGATGCCATCGCTCGTGGCGATGGCGACGAAGCAGAGAACTACATGCGGGTCCACGTCCGCGAGGTTCTCACGCACATGCTTGCGACCATGGACGAAGTGGATGCCGAGTGA
- a CDS encoding M24 family metallopeptidase — protein MSDDALAFALTEYHGRLRRVREEMARARVDVLVVTAPENICYLTGFATTGYHVFQALVVPVANEPWLVLRNIEVSNAHQHSWITDVAVISDLDSAHDTLLDTLARVAPDSTVGYDHLTTWLPPLAVESLRAQFGAARVIPAGGLVEAARAIKSPAELELIAQAASIADAAFAAGARAVRDAATDSDVAAAVHAELARQGSGYTGSPAYVVGGAASASSHATHDRRPIDAGSPVWMEIPASVQRYHACVSRTVAQEGVAQELARAFEAASRAVGAMVDAARDGVTTGELDAIGRAVVDDHGWGSRWTNRSAYSLGLSFPPGLGEGHIIDLKPGDRRIVRENMVFHVIPILKLPGLGAAGCTETVVVGKDGGRSLTSLPRSTDARAYGRAS, from the coding sequence GTGAGCGATGATGCACTGGCGTTCGCGCTCACGGAGTATCACGGCCGACTGCGTCGCGTGCGTGAGGAGATGGCGCGCGCTCGCGTCGACGTCCTCGTCGTGACGGCGCCCGAGAACATCTGCTACCTCACGGGGTTCGCGACCACCGGCTATCACGTGTTCCAGGCCCTCGTCGTGCCGGTGGCGAATGAGCCCTGGCTGGTCCTGCGCAACATCGAGGTCTCGAACGCGCATCAGCACTCCTGGATCACCGACGTCGCGGTCATCTCCGACCTCGACAGCGCGCACGACACTCTGCTCGACACACTGGCACGCGTGGCACCGGATTCGACGGTCGGCTACGACCACCTCACGACGTGGCTGCCGCCGCTGGCCGTCGAGTCGCTTCGCGCGCAGTTCGGCGCAGCGCGCGTCATCCCGGCCGGGGGCCTCGTGGAAGCCGCACGTGCGATCAAGTCGCCGGCGGAACTCGAACTCATCGCTCAGGCTGCATCCATCGCCGATGCGGCGTTCGCCGCCGGGGCGCGCGCCGTGCGCGACGCCGCCACCGACAGCGACGTTGCCGCCGCGGTGCACGCGGAGCTCGCTCGGCAGGGAAGCGGCTACACCGGCTCACCGGCGTATGTCGTCGGCGGCGCCGCATCGGCCTCGTCTCACGCCACCCACGACCGTCGACCCATCGACGCGGGCTCGCCGGTGTGGATGGAAATCCCGGCATCGGTGCAGCGCTATCACGCCTGTGTCAGCCGCACGGTGGCGCAGGAGGGCGTGGCGCAGGAACTCGCCCGTGCCTTCGAGGCAGCATCGCGGGCGGTCGGGGCGATGGTCGACGCCGCCCGGGACGGTGTGACGACAGGTGAACTCGACGCGATCGGACGCGCGGTCGTCGATGACCACGGATGGGGATCGCGGTGGACGAATCGATCCGCGTACTCGCTCGGGCTATCCTTCCCGCCCGGCCTGGGCGAGGGGCACATCATCGATCTCAAGCCCGGGGACCGGCGGATCGTGCGCGAGAACATGGTCTTCCACGTCATCCCCATTCTGAAGCTTCCCGGGCTCGGCGCGGCAGGGTGCACCGAGACCGTGGTCGTCGGGAAGGACGGTGGGCGGTCGCTGACGTCGCTCCCGCGCTCCACGGACGCGCGCGCTTACGGGAGGGCGTCATGA
- a CDS encoding aldehyde dehydrogenase family protein, with translation MNSTTETIGAAHFIGGEWMVGERTEQRFNPAQPAELVSLAPDADESVMSLAIEQAQAAQAAWAAMPAQGRGEILAAAGRVLAGRAPEVATLLAREEGKTLAEAEGEVDRAVRMLTFYAAQGWQALGATLPSSDDRTHLYTTREPVGTVGVITPWNFPLAIPVWKAGPALVAGNTIVLKPSSFVPATTQALLECFIEAGIPRGVLNVVHGSGSRAGQALVDDPRVAAVSFTGSTAVGRGINLAAAARMARVQLEMGGKNAVVVLPDADAERAADICVRGAFGLTGQACTATSRVIVTRADEHRMLNALAARAAAIVTGDPLDPRTSMGPVVTDQQLSTDLGYIERALTDGADVVTGGTASGRFLEPTILRNVDPDSALARQEVFGPVLSVLVADSPDDALHLLNDTEYGLSAGIVTDDLSAAMNFAGRADAGVIKINRQTTGTDVNAPFGGNRSSSNGLFREQGFTATDFFTRVKTVYLGY, from the coding sequence ATGAACAGCACCACGGAAACCATCGGCGCGGCCCACTTCATCGGCGGCGAGTGGATGGTCGGCGAGCGGACGGAGCAGCGGTTCAACCCCGCGCAGCCCGCGGAACTCGTCTCGCTCGCGCCGGACGCGGACGAGAGCGTCATGTCCCTCGCCATCGAACAGGCCCAGGCAGCGCAAGCGGCGTGGGCCGCCATGCCCGCTCAGGGCCGCGGCGAGATCCTCGCTGCTGCGGGGAGGGTGCTCGCTGGACGGGCGCCCGAGGTGGCGACCCTGCTGGCTCGCGAGGAGGGCAAGACGCTCGCCGAGGCAGAGGGAGAGGTCGATCGTGCCGTGCGGATGCTCACCTTCTACGCCGCGCAGGGCTGGCAGGCGCTCGGGGCGACGCTGCCCTCGTCCGATGATCGGACGCACCTGTACACGACGCGCGAACCGGTGGGGACCGTGGGGGTCATCACTCCGTGGAACTTCCCGCTGGCTATTCCCGTGTGGAAGGCCGGGCCGGCGCTCGTGGCGGGCAATACCATCGTGCTCAAGCCGTCGTCGTTCGTGCCCGCCACCACGCAGGCGCTGCTGGAGTGCTTCATCGAGGCCGGTATCCCGCGCGGTGTGCTGAACGTGGTGCACGGCTCCGGGTCGCGGGCCGGCCAGGCACTCGTCGACGACCCGCGGGTCGCTGCCGTGAGCTTCACCGGGTCGACCGCAGTCGGCCGGGGCATCAACCTCGCGGCCGCAGCGCGCATGGCGCGGGTGCAGCTCGAGATGGGTGGGAAGAACGCAGTCGTGGTCCTCCCCGACGCCGACGCGGAGCGGGCCGCGGACATCTGCGTTCGCGGAGCGTTCGGGTTGACGGGGCAAGCGTGCACGGCGACCAGCCGGGTGATCGTCACCCGAGCGGACGAGCACCGGATGCTGAATGCACTCGCTGCCCGCGCCGCGGCGATCGTCACGGGCGATCCACTTGATCCTCGGACGTCGATGGGTCCCGTCGTCACCGACCAGCAGCTGTCGACAGACCTCGGATACATCGAGCGTGCTCTGACGGACGGTGCCGACGTGGTGACGGGCGGGACGGCGTCGGGGCGCTTCCTCGAGCCGACCATCCTCCGCAACGTCGACCCGGACAGTGCCCTCGCGCGCCAAGAGGTGTTCGGGCCCGTGCTGAGCGTCCTTGTCGCCGATTCGCCGGACGATGCCCTTCATCTGCTGAATGACACGGAGTACGGACTCTCCGCCGGGATCGTGACCGATGACCTCTCGGCTGCGATGAACTTCGCGGGCCGCGCCGATGCAGGCGTCATCAAGATCAACCGGCAGACGACCGGGACAGACGTGAACGCGCCTTTCGGCGGGAACAGGTCTTCATCCAACGGGCTCTTCCGCGAACAGGGATTCACGGCGACGGACTTCTTCACTCGCGTCAAGACCGTGTACCTCGGCTACTGA
- a CDS encoding amino acid synthesis family protein, protein MIEIDAYTARLSSVKARRLVVTVDDVLVEGGVAAAQPLRRAVVAAVIRNPWAGMGYVDDLWDEMNRVGNLLSEILAGRMLEVFGGQDAIHGFGKGAIVGLDGEIEHASGILHGPAFGPNFRLLVGGTAGISAAERRGSAGTSLAIPTNHKTERAIRNYYQSVDLAIADAPHADEMVIAFAATGGPRVHARVGDLTTDHIRARSTAGDAKVPEGA, encoded by the coding sequence ATGATCGAAATCGATGCATACACCGCCCGACTCTCGAGTGTGAAAGCGCGGCGACTCGTGGTGACGGTGGACGACGTCCTCGTGGAGGGCGGCGTCGCCGCTGCACAGCCGCTTCGTCGCGCCGTCGTGGCTGCGGTCATCCGCAACCCTTGGGCGGGAATGGGATACGTCGATGACCTCTGGGACGAGATGAATCGCGTCGGAAACCTCCTCAGCGAGATTCTGGCCGGGCGAATGCTGGAGGTGTTCGGTGGTCAGGATGCCATCCATGGGTTCGGCAAGGGCGCGATCGTCGGCCTCGACGGGGAGATCGAGCATGCATCCGGAATCCTCCACGGTCCGGCTTTCGGACCGAACTTCCGCCTCCTGGTCGGGGGAACCGCAGGAATCAGCGCCGCAGAGCGTCGTGGCTCGGCGGGCACTTCCCTCGCCATCCCCACGAATCACAAGACCGAGCGCGCGATCCGGAACTACTATCAGTCGGTCGATCTCGCAATCGCCGATGCCCCGCACGCGGACGAGATGGTGATCGCCTTCGCAGCTACGGGCGGTCCGCGAGTGCATGCGCGCGTCGGCGATCTCACTACCGATCACATTCGGGCGCGATCGACCGCAGGGGATGCGAAGGTGCCGGAGGGCGCGTGA
- a CDS encoding allantoate amidohydrolase yields MSNSIRDGFDRMWAELEPIGRDAQSRGYRRYAWSDADMDCRAWFQVNARRRGLDVETDGNGNLWAWWGDPDAGDALAVGSHLDSVPDGGGFDGPLGVVSAFSAIDALQASGVTPARPVAVVAFADEEGARFGVACAGSRLLTGQLSRERALSLTDVHGVSMEQAMRSVGHDPSRVGSDPARVARLGAFIELHVEQGRVPIAAPDGSVVHGLHGCGAPIGIGTSIQPHGRWRFDLSGRADHAGTTALVDRDDPTLRLADLVLAARESAAAAGAVATVGRIEVVPNGVNAIPSLVRAWLDVRAEDDERVRQVVSDAEAATGTSAQEESWTPGISFEKDLTDRLSAALAPRFGDLPLLTTAAGHDAGILSNAGVPTAMVFVRNQTGTSHSPLEFVDRRDRHAGVFALADVLSELC; encoded by the coding sequence GTGAGCAACTCGATCCGCGACGGCTTCGACAGGATGTGGGCGGAGCTCGAACCTATTGGACGCGACGCCCAGTCTCGGGGATATCGACGCTACGCCTGGAGCGACGCCGACATGGATTGTCGTGCGTGGTTTCAGGTGAACGCGCGACGCAGAGGGCTCGACGTCGAGACCGACGGAAACGGCAATCTGTGGGCTTGGTGGGGAGATCCTGACGCCGGCGATGCGCTCGCCGTCGGGTCGCATCTCGATTCGGTGCCCGACGGCGGTGGCTTTGACGGTCCGCTCGGCGTGGTTTCCGCGTTCAGCGCGATCGACGCGCTCCAGGCGAGCGGAGTTACGCCCGCTCGCCCGGTCGCGGTCGTCGCCTTCGCTGACGAAGAGGGGGCACGGTTCGGAGTCGCGTGCGCCGGATCTCGGCTGCTCACCGGACAGCTCTCCCGTGAACGTGCGTTGTCGCTCACCGATGTCCACGGCGTGTCGATGGAGCAGGCGATGCGGTCGGTCGGTCACGACCCTTCGCGGGTCGGCTCGGACCCTGCGCGCGTCGCTCGTCTCGGCGCCTTCATCGAGCTGCATGTGGAGCAGGGCCGGGTGCCGATCGCTGCCCCCGACGGATCAGTCGTGCACGGCCTGCACGGTTGCGGTGCTCCGATCGGGATCGGCACGTCGATTCAGCCGCACGGGCGCTGGCGATTCGACCTGTCCGGAAGGGCGGATCACGCGGGTACGACAGCGCTCGTCGATCGGGACGATCCGACGCTTCGGCTCGCTGACCTCGTGCTGGCCGCGCGCGAGTCGGCCGCTGCTGCGGGCGCCGTCGCGACTGTCGGCCGCATCGAGGTCGTGCCGAACGGCGTCAATGCGATCCCGTCGCTCGTGCGCGCGTGGCTCGACGTGCGAGCGGAAGATGATGAGCGCGTGCGCCAGGTGGTGTCCGACGCAGAAGCGGCCACTGGAACGTCTGCCCAGGAGGAGTCGTGGACGCCTGGAATCTCGTTCGAGAAGGACCTCACCGACAGGCTCTCCGCGGCGCTCGCACCTCGGTTCGGTGACCTACCGCTGCTGACGACGGCCGCCGGTCATGACGCCGGAATCCTCTCCAACGCCGGGGTGCCGACAGCGATGGTGTTCGTGCGCAATCAGACGGGTACCTCGCATTCGCCGCTCGAGTTCGTCGATCGTCGTGACCGCCATGCGGGCGTGTTCGCTCTGGCCGACGTCCTCAGCGAGCTCTGCTGA
- a CDS encoding ABC transporter permease, translating into MRTIDLIGSAIANTFRSKTRTILTILAIFVGAFTLTLTSGLGTGINAFIDDTVTSIGASDVMTVTTTPDGATGVDATDPVEYNPDAIASGQPGPPGTTVVALTPEDLDTIAGIEGVTDVVPTRSIRPDYIQAGDGTQYVIGVGSLIAGQTIPLEAGAEPDDSATELQLVLPVAFVEPMGLGDPESAIGQTVSIALTDAERTQHVVDATIVGVAEEGLASPSGAAIVPNAALSDELFDAQSIGLPADDVERYAQASVFFDPASTAEEVQALKDRLADAGYTGSTVADQLGLFKTVIDGIVLVLNAFAIIALLAASFGIVNTLYMSVQERTREIGLMKAMGMGNGRVFSLFSLEAAFIGFLGSAIGVAVAMLAGSALSSALSTSLLADLPGLTLIAFDPVSIAGIIIVVMLIAFLAGTLPAARAARADPVESLRYE; encoded by the coding sequence GTGAGGACCATCGACCTGATCGGCTCCGCCATCGCGAACACCTTCCGCTCCAAGACCCGCACGATCCTGACGATCCTCGCGATCTTCGTCGGCGCCTTCACCCTCACTCTCACGAGCGGGCTCGGCACCGGGATCAACGCCTTCATCGACGACACCGTCACGTCGATCGGCGCGTCCGACGTGATGACGGTCACGACGACCCCCGACGGGGCGACCGGGGTCGATGCCACCGACCCCGTCGAGTACAACCCGGATGCCATCGCCAGCGGCCAGCCCGGCCCTCCCGGGACGACCGTGGTCGCCCTCACCCCCGAAGACCTCGACACGATCGCCGGGATCGAGGGCGTCACCGACGTCGTGCCCACACGCTCGATCCGGCCGGACTACATCCAGGCCGGCGACGGCACCCAGTACGTGATCGGCGTCGGGAGCCTCATCGCGGGGCAGACCATTCCGCTCGAGGCGGGAGCCGAACCCGACGACAGCGCCACCGAGCTGCAGCTCGTGCTGCCGGTCGCGTTCGTCGAGCCGATGGGCCTCGGCGACCCCGAGAGCGCCATCGGACAGACCGTGTCGATCGCGCTCACGGACGCCGAGCGCACCCAGCACGTCGTCGACGCGACCATCGTCGGCGTCGCAGAAGAGGGCCTCGCCTCACCGAGCGGTGCCGCCATCGTGCCGAACGCGGCCCTCAGCGACGAGCTCTTCGACGCCCAGAGCATCGGCCTGCCCGCGGACGACGTGGAACGGTACGCGCAGGCGAGCGTCTTCTTCGACCCGGCTTCCACGGCCGAGGAGGTTCAGGCGCTGAAGGACCGTCTGGCCGACGCCGGCTACACCGGATCGACGGTCGCCGACCAGCTCGGACTCTTCAAGACCGTGATCGACGGGATCGTGCTCGTCCTCAACGCGTTCGCGATCATCGCCCTCCTCGCAGCCAGCTTCGGTATCGTGAACACGCTGTACATGTCGGTGCAGGAGCGCACCCGCGAGATCGGGCTCATGAAGGCGATGGGGATGGGCAACGGGCGCGTGTTCAGCCTGTTCAGCCTCGAGGCCGCCTTCATCGGCTTCCTCGGCAGCGCGATCGGGGTGGCCGTCGCCATGCTCGCGGGCAGCGCGCTGAGCTCCGCGCTCTCGACATCGCTGCTGGCGGACCTCCCCGGACTGACGCTCATCGCGTTCGACCCGGTCTCCATCGCCGGCATCATCATCGTCGTCATGCTGATCGCGTTCCTCGCGGGAACCCTGCCGGCGGCACGGGCCGCCCGCGCCGACCCGGTGGAGTCGCTCCGCTACGAGTGA